A region of the Gammaproteobacteria bacterium genome:
CAAGTAATCGGCGGTAAGCAGCCATGTCCTTCACGCGCGCCTTGATCAAATAGTCAAAATCACCGGACACCAAATGGCATTCGAGAATATGCGGTAACGCACTGACCGCACGTTTGAATTCCTGAAACACGTCTGGTGAGGTGTGTGCCAGCCGAATTTCAGCGTAAACCAACAGCGACGCCTCCAGTTTTGCGGGGTCCAGAACCGCACGATAGCCGAGAATATAGCCTTCTCGCTCCAATCGACGGACACGCTCAAGACAAGGCGTTGGACTGAGCCCAACCTCGCGTGCCAGTCGCACGTTGCTTATGCGGCCGTCACGCTGGAGCACCCGCAAGATTTTTCGATCAATTTTGTCAAGGGGACGCACAAATATTTCTCCTGTTTTTGCGTTTTTCTTAGCATGATACTCTGGTTTTCAAGCTATTTTAGAATATATTTTTGCTTTTTATCGACTATACTTGCCAACCATTCCGTTAGTGGCCAAATGAGGTTGCGGCTATGTTGATAGGTGTCCCAAAGGAAATCAAAAACCACGAATATCGTGTTGGTATGGTTCCGGCGAGCGTCCGGGAATTGGTCAGCCACGGCCACCGCGTCATTGTCGAGCACAATGCTGGTATTGGCGTCGGTTTTACTGACGACGATTACATTGCGGCCGGTGCCGAAATTCGCCCTGATGCGGAAACAGTATTCGCAGAAGCGGAAATGATCGTGAAAGTCAAAGAACCGCTCGCCGAAGAAAGGGCACGTTTGCGTAAAGGGCAAATTCTCTTTACCTACCTGCATTTGGCGCCCGACCGCCCGCAAACAGAAGATCTGATCAAATCCAAGGCCGTTTGCATTGCCTACGAAACCGTCACTTCACCCAATGGCAGCCTCCCCTTGCTTGCCCCTATGTCAGAAGTGGCAGGACGCATGTCTATTCAAGCCGGCGCGCAATGCCTTGAGAAAGTGCACGGCGGCCGCGGCATGCTGCTCGGCGGTGTGCCGGGTGTTGATCCGGCCAAGGTCGTGATTATTGGTGGTGGGGTGGTTGGTACCAACGCGGCGCAAATTGCCATCGGCATGGGCGCGCAAGTGATTGTTTTAGACCGTTCGATTGACGTTTTGCGTCGCTTGAATATGCAGTTTGGCTCGCGCGTACAGGCCATCTATTCCACTTCGGATGCTCTGGAACGTCATGTGCTGGATGCGGATCTTGTCATTGGTGGTGTGCTAATCCCCGGCGCCGCGGCCCCGAAACTGGTCACCCGTGACATGGTCGCGGCAATGAAACCAGGTGCTGCGTTGGTTGACGTTGCCATCGATCAGGGGGGATGTTTCGAAACCTCACGTCCAACGACGCATGCCGATCCGACGTTTATTGTGGACGATGTTGTCCACTATTGTGTCGCTAATATGCCTGGTGCGGTGGCGCGCACCTCGACTTTTGCCCTTAACAACGCCACTTTGCCATACATTATCCAGTTGGCAAACAAGGGCTACAAGCAGGCACTGCTGGACGACCCATACTTCTTGCAAGGTCTCAACGTCTACCGCGGTATGATTACCTGCAAAAATGTCGCCGACAGCCTCGGCTACGACTACGTCGATCCGAAAGAAGCCTTGGCTTCCTAAGGCATCATCCGAAGGCGACGACTAACTTCCAGTCGTCGCCTTTTTGTTGGGTGGCAGCGGTTCACTAAGACTGTCGATCAGTGGACAGCGTGTCCGCTCGCCACGCTCACATTGATCCAGTAAACCTTGCAGTTGCGTGGCAATCTGGCGAAGGTCATGGATTTTGCGCTCGATCTCCGCTCTTTTTCGAGCCGCAAGCTCGGCCACATCATCACAGGCACCATCATCAATCGACAAAAGCTCGCTCACTTCGGACAACGAGAAACCGAGCTTTTTGGCTCGCTGAATAAACGTCAGACGGGCGACCATGTCAGGAGAATAACGACGGATGCCCCCGTAGGGTTTTTCAGGTTGGGGCATCAAGCCCCGCCGCTGGTAATAACGAATGGTCTCAACACCGACACCAGCCAGTTTTGCCAACTGACCAATGGTGAGATAGTTTTTGCCGGTCATCGCGTGCCCCTCCTTCATTGTCGCTCGCTGCGACTGGATGCACCCTAGCGCTTGTGTTACTTTCTTGTCACCTGTTTTTTTCATTGGGAGCAATCCAATGCTTAGAGCTTTTGTTAGCGGACTTTCAAGCCTGTTATTGCTAAGCAGTCTCGTTGGCTGTTCCGGCGATAATCAACAAGACACCAAGAAGCCAGCCGAGCAAACCAAGGTCACGCAACGCATACCTGTTGAAAAAGCGGGTATCAATACCAATCACATGGATCCCCGCATACGCCCGCAGGATGATTTGTACCGCTATGTGAATGGCCGCTGGCTTGAGACGTTCAAGCTTCCGCCTGATAAGTCCAATTACGGGACTTTTACCAGACTTGCCGAGGAAAATGAAAAACGGCTCAAGCAAATTGTGGCCGAAATCAGTCAACAGGAATGGGGTGACGACTCTGAAGAACGAAAAATTTCGGACTTTTACAATACGTTCATGGACGAGACTTTGGCCAATGAAGTGGACATCGCGCCACTAAAGGATCTTCTTGCTCAAATCGAGAGCGCCGAAACCATCAAGGACCTGCCACTCGTCTGGGCGCACCTAACACAAGCAGGGGTTAATGTACCGCTGCGGATTTTTGTCGACCAAGACGGGCGCGACGCCACCCGCTACACGGCCTACCTCTACCAAGGCGGCCTCAGTATGCCGGATCGCGACTATTACATCGACCCCAAAAATAAACAAACACTTGATGCGTTCCGCACTTACGTGCACAAATTGCTGGAGGCGGCCAATACCGATGACGAGGGACGGCGCACGGCAGCTGTGATGAAAATCGAAACTGCTATCGCTCAGGCGCAATGGGCCCGGGTAGACAATCGAGATCCACAAAAAACCTACAACCCCTTTGCTTTGAACGAGCTGGACAAGGTGACCAGTGAGTTACCCTGGCAGGCACTGATTCAAGCGTGGGCCATTGAAAAAACACCGCATCTTGTCGTGGCGCAACCAACTTACGTCCAAAAGTTGGCCGAATTGCTCAAAGACATCTCGCTCAGAGAGTGGAAAGACTATCTCACTTTCCGTCTGTTGGATGACTACGCCCCTTACTTATCACCCGCGATTGCCGATGCCCATTTCGAATTTCATGGCAAAGTGATTCAAGGATTGGAAGCGCCGAAGCCACGTTGGAAACGCGCCATTGCCGCATTGGATCGGTATCTCGGAGAAGCCTTAGGCAAACGGTATGTGGCGAAGTACTTCAAACCAGAAGCCAAAAAACGCATGCAACAACTTGTCGAGAACCTGCGCGCGGCCTTTGCCGAAGAAATCAAACAACTCGACTGGATGAGTGAGGCCACCAAACAGGCTGCACTCGAAAAATTAAAAGCGTTCCGACCCAAAATCGGCTATCCGGACAAATGGAAAAGCTATCAAAAACTCAAAGTGGGCACCGACAGTTTGGCGGCAAACATTATTCGCGGCGAGCATTTTCTCTATCACGAAAATGTGAGCAAGCTCGGTCAGCCCATCAACCGCGATGAATGGCTCATGACGCCACAAACAGTGAACGCCTACTACAACCCCTCGATGAACGAAATTGTCTTCCCCGCTGCCATTTTGCAACCACCGTTCTTTAACATGGAAGCGGATGATGCGGTCAACTATGGTGCTATTGGCGCCGTGATTGGCCACGAAATGACCCACGGATTCGATGACTCTGGTCGTCAATATGACGCTGCAGGCAACCTTCGCAATTGGTGGACGCCAGAGGACGAAAAGCAATTCAAGGCACGCGTTGAACAACTGGTGAAGTTTTTTGACCAGTTCAAAGTCGGCGATGAACATGTCAATGGCCGCCTGACGCTCGGCGAAAACATTGCGGATCTCGGAGGGCTAAAGATTGCCTACCAAGCCTATCTGCGTAGTCTCCAAGGAAAACCAGCCCCAGTCATTGGTGACTGGACGGGCGCACAACGCTTTTTCATGGGATGGGCGCAGGTTTGGGCACGAAAATATCGCCCTGAGGAATTGTTCCGACGCTTAAAGACAGATCCGCATTCACCAAGCGAGTTCCGCGCCAATGGCCCGGTACAGCATCTTGATGCGTTTCACGAGGCCTTCCACACGAAAGAAGGTGACAAACTTTATCGTGCCCCGAAGGATCGCATTCGCATATGGTAAATCAGGCACAAACCGGCATCTTGCTGGTCAATCTAGGTACCCCCGCGACCCCGGATGTCGCGGGTGTACGACCTTATTTGGCGGAATTTTTAAGTGATCCGAGAGTGGTGGAGTTACCGCGATGGTTATGGCTGCCGGTGTTGCATGGCATTATTCTCAGAACACGTCCGCGTCGTTCGGCGAAACTTTATCAAAAGATATGGCAAGCAGATGGCTCCCCCATTCTTATCTACAGCCGCTCGATTGTTGAACAATTGCGGACGCGCTGGCCAGATTGCCAAGTCGAGCTCGCCATGCGTTACGGTCAACCTGACCTGCCGTCAGCCATTGAAAACCTTCTGGCATCCGGGATCGAAAGGTTGCTTGTGCTGCCAATGTTCCCACAATTTGCTGCTTGCACCACCGCGACCATCTTCGATCGCATTGCGGAAATTTTCCGACACAAGCGCAATCTGCCGGAGATCATTTTTGTTCGCGGCTACCATAAACACCCGCGCTACCTCAACGCATTGGCAACGCATATCGAGCACCATTGGCAACACCATGGTCGTGCTGACAAGTTACTGATGTCCTTTCATGGCATCCCGCAGGCGATGGCCGACAACGGCGATCCCTATCCCGAGGAATGCCGTTTCACGGCTGAACAGGTCGCACATGCGCTTGGTCTTGAGCGCGACCAATGGCAAGTCGCCTTTCAATCCCGATTCGGACCAGCTCAGTGGTTGACACCCTATACCGATGCCACCTTGAAGGCATGGGCGCAATCAGGCGTTAAAACAGTTGACGTGATTTGTCCTGGCTTTTCCGTCGACTGCCTGGAGACACTTGAAGAAATTGCACAGGAAAATGCTGAGCTTTTCCGCTCATACGGCGGCGAATCACTGCGCTATATTCCTGCACTCAATGACTCGCCAAGTCAGATCGATATTTTTGATGCGCTGATTCGTGAACGGTTGATGGTGTCTGCCAGCGAATGAATAGGCGCCCCAGTGCGTCATTGTCATGCGTGCCTATTAAGGCATCTCGGCCATGTCCGTCGGCCATCAGCGGGACGTCAACACCGGTATGGCCGGTGGTTGTCCAACCTGTCACGGTCAACTGGTTCCACAGACGGTTCCACTCCGCCAGTGGTGCCTTGTTCCGTTGTAGGACTTCAAATTGTGGTGCAGGGACCACGATCTTTTGTGAACGCCTGACCGCTTGTTCGACGGAACGAAGTGACATGTTCGCCTGTGTCACAAGCCGCGGCCGCCATTCGTATTTCCCCTGCGACCCAAGCGATAAGCCACCCGTTTCGTGATCTGCGGTGATCACCAGCGCCGTGTCTGGCTGTTGCTTAACGAATGCCCGCAGTTTTTGCACAGTCAGGGCCAATTCATGTGTTTCCCAAAGCGTATCCACAATGTCATTGTCGTGTGATGCCCAATCAATCTGACTGCCTTCGACCAACAAAACAAAACCTTTGGGGTTTTGCGACAAGCGCGCCAATGCCTTGTCAACCATCTCGGGCAAGCTCGGCTGTTGGACATGACCGTTTCGCCGATCCAAATAGGCAGCAAGTCCCTCGTCTGCAAACACTCCGATGACTGGCTTGTTGCCCTTGTAGTTGTGCAGGGCCGCCATCGTCTCAATGCGTTCAAAGCCAGCTTGCTGCACCAGTTGTCGCCAATCCGGCGAGGCTTTTGCAAGGTGGGCACGCCCACCTCCCATCAGCACTTGCAGTGCAAGCCGACCATCCGCCATGCGTGCCAGGTATTCTCGTGCGATATTTTTATAATCGCGACGATGACGATTGTGCGCCACAAAGGCAGCTGGCGTCGCGTGGGTAATCTGAGAGGTCACCACCAAACCCGTCCATTTTCCCGCCTCAGCCGCATACGCAAACAAAGACTTTCCACGTGTGCCATTCGGTTTCACACAAAGCGCGCCGTTGTCCGTTCGGAAGCCACAAGCGTAGGCCGTGGCCGACGCGGCCGAATCAGTGACTTGGTTGGCGTGCACATTGTCGGTGCGGACCGAACCGATCAGTAGCTCGTCGAACACCGTCGGCCCATCCTGGCCAGTCAAGGCATGATAGAAATGTCGGTACGCAGTGATGTGCGCCGGGCCCATACCATCGCCAATCACCACAATGAGATTCTTGGGCGGTTTCGCATAACCAGCCACACTGAAAAGGCAAAGCAAAAACAGGCAAAATTGACGCATTATCGTGCCACCAACCATTCTTGTTGGTGGCACCTTAACGCAAAACTTTGGAAACGAAAAGTGTCAGGTAAGTTTACGGTAACGACTTGCGTAATACACAACGGGGATGACAACCAACGTCAGCAAGGTGCTCACCGCCACCCCAAAAATCAGGCTTACAGCTAACCCTGCGAAGATCGGATCATCTAGGATAAACAGGGCATCTAACACCGCCGCCAATGCCGTGAGCGCAATCGGTTTGGCCCGCACCGCTGCTGACCGAATCACCGCCGTTTTGAAATCCACACCACGGCTGACTTCAAGATTAATGAAGTCGACTAGCAAAATAGAATTTCGGACGATGATGCCGGCCAGTGCGATCATGCCGATCATCGATGTCGCCGTGAACTGCTCACCCAACACCGCATGTCCTGGCATGATACCGATAATGGTCAGCGGAATCGGTGCCATGATCACCAATGGCGTGAGATAGGAATGAAACGCTGCCACCACCAGCAAATAGATCACAATCAGTCCGACCGCATACGCGATCCCCATATCGCGGAACGTTTCATAGGTCACCTGCCACTCCCCGTCCCATTTAATCGACGGCAGATAGGGATTTTTCGGTTGATCAGTCAGTGCCTGCTCCATATCCGGCCTGCTATCCATAAAACGGAACAGCATGTCGAACATACCGTAGAGCGGGCTATCCGTCTCTCCAGCGCCGTCGCCCATGACGTAAACGACAGGCAACAAATCCTTGTGGTAAATGGTTTGCTCTTGGCGAATCTCTTCAATGCGCACAAGGTCTTTGATGGGCACGAGCGCACCGGACTGGCTCCGGACACGTAACAACAAAACCTGTTGCGGGTCCATTTTATCCGCATCGGGCAGTTCCAATCGTACGGGAGTTGGATATTTAGCCGTATGCGAATGCAAATAGCTCACATCCTCTCCATGCAAAGCGGTGTAAAGCGCACGTGCAATTTCCATCTGCGACACCCCGAGGCGCGCTGCCTTTTGCCGATCGACATGTACCACATAACGTTTTGCCGGCGCATCAATGGTGGTATCGACATCGACCACACCCTCGGTTTTCTTAAACTCTGCCTCTAATTCGCGTGCTAACGCGATTTGGCGTTCGTAATTTTGTCCATAGACTTCTGCAACAATTGGCGCCAGAACCGGCGGTCCAGGTGGCACTTCAACCACCTTGATGTTGGCACCATAACGCTCGGCAATGGCTTTCAGCGGCTCGCGCACGGACAAGGCAATCTCATGACTTTTTCTGTCACGCAAATGTTTGTCAACCAGATTGACCTGCAAGTCCGCCATATGCGGCTCTTGCCGCAAATAGTACTGCCGTACCAGACCGTTAAAGTTTATCGGCGCTGTCGTGCCAACATACACCTCGACGTCTGTCACTTCCGGAATGGTGCGCAAATATTCGGCCATATCTCTTGCCGCCGCCGCAGTCCACTCGAGTGCCGTGCCTTCCGGCATGTCGATGACCACTTGAAACTCGGATTTGTTGTCA
Encoded here:
- a CDS encoding leucine-responsive transcriptional regulator Lrp encodes the protein MFVRPLDKIDRKILRVLQRDGRISNVRLAREVGLSPTPCLERVRRLEREGYILGYRAVLDPAKLEASLLVYAEIRLAHTSPDVFQEFKRAVSALPHILECHLVSGDFDYLIKARVKDMAAYRRLLGESLLLLPGVSASRSYIVMEEVKETAELPIRD
- the ald gene encoding alanine dehydrogenase; the encoded protein is MLIGVPKEIKNHEYRVGMVPASVRELVSHGHRVIVEHNAGIGVGFTDDDYIAAGAEIRPDAETVFAEAEMIVKVKEPLAEERARLRKGQILFTYLHLAPDRPQTEDLIKSKAVCIAYETVTSPNGSLPLLAPMSEVAGRMSIQAGAQCLEKVHGGRGMLLGGVPGVDPAKVVIIGGGVVGTNAAQIAIGMGAQVIVLDRSIDVLRRLNMQFGSRVQAIYSTSDALERHVLDADLVIGGVLIPGAAAPKLVTRDMVAAMKPGAALVDVAIDQGGCFETSRPTTHADPTFIVDDVVHYCVANMPGAVARTSTFALNNATLPYIIQLANKGYKQALLDDPYFLQGLNVYRGMITCKNVADSLGYDYVDPKEALAS
- a CDS encoding MerR family transcriptional regulator gives rise to the protein MTGKNYLTIGQLAKLAGVGVETIRYYQRRGLMPQPEKPYGGIRRYSPDMVARLTFIQRAKKLGFSLSEVSELLSIDDGACDDVAELAARKRAEIERKIHDLRQIATQLQGLLDQCERGERTRCPLIDSLSEPLPPNKKATTGS
- a CDS encoding M13 family peptidase, with protein sequence MHPSACVTFLSPVFFIGSNPMLRAFVSGLSSLLLLSSLVGCSGDNQQDTKKPAEQTKVTQRIPVEKAGINTNHMDPRIRPQDDLYRYVNGRWLETFKLPPDKSNYGTFTRLAEENEKRLKQIVAEISQQEWGDDSEERKISDFYNTFMDETLANEVDIAPLKDLLAQIESAETIKDLPLVWAHLTQAGVNVPLRIFVDQDGRDATRYTAYLYQGGLSMPDRDYYIDPKNKQTLDAFRTYVHKLLEAANTDDEGRRTAAVMKIETAIAQAQWARVDNRDPQKTYNPFALNELDKVTSELPWQALIQAWAIEKTPHLVVAQPTYVQKLAELLKDISLREWKDYLTFRLLDDYAPYLSPAIADAHFEFHGKVIQGLEAPKPRWKRAIAALDRYLGEALGKRYVAKYFKPEAKKRMQQLVENLRAAFAEEIKQLDWMSEATKQAALEKLKAFRPKIGYPDKWKSYQKLKVGTDSLAANIIRGEHFLYHENVSKLGQPINRDEWLMTPQTVNAYYNPSMNEIVFPAAILQPPFFNMEADDAVNYGAIGAVIGHEMTHGFDDSGRQYDAAGNLRNWWTPEDEKQFKARVEQLVKFFDQFKVGDEHVNGRLTLGENIADLGGLKIAYQAYLRSLQGKPAPVIGDWTGAQRFFMGWAQVWARKYRPEELFRRLKTDPHSPSEFRANGPVQHLDAFHEAFHTKEGDKLYRAPKDRIRIW
- a CDS encoding ferrochelatase, with the protein product MVNQAQTGILLVNLGTPATPDVAGVRPYLAEFLSDPRVVELPRWLWLPVLHGIILRTRPRRSAKLYQKIWQADGSPILIYSRSIVEQLRTRWPDCQVELAMRYGQPDLPSAIENLLASGIERLLVLPMFPQFAACTTATIFDRIAEIFRHKRNLPEIIFVRGYHKHPRYLNALATHIEHHWQHHGRADKLLMSFHGIPQAMADNGDPYPEECRFTAEQVAHALGLERDQWQVAFQSRFGPAQWLTPYTDATLKAWAQSGVKTVDVICPGFSVDCLETLEEIAQENAELFRSYGGESLRYIPALNDSPSQIDIFDALIRERLMVSASE
- a CDS encoding alkaline phosphatase, with product MVGGTIMRQFCLFLLCLFSVAGYAKPPKNLIVVIGDGMGPAHITAYRHFYHALTGQDGPTVFDELLIGSVRTDNVHANQVTDSAASATAYACGFRTDNGALCVKPNGTRGKSLFAYAAEAGKWTGLVVTSQITHATPAAFVAHNRHRRDYKNIAREYLARMADGRLALQVLMGGGRAHLAKASPDWRQLVQQAGFERIETMAALHNYKGNKPVIGVFADEGLAAYLDRRNGHVQQPSLPEMVDKALARLSQNPKGFVLLVEGSQIDWASHDNDIVDTLWETHELALTVQKLRAFVKQQPDTALVITADHETGGLSLGSQGKYEWRPRLVTQANMSLRSVEQAVRRSQKIVVPAPQFEVLQRNKAPLAEWNRLWNQLTVTGWTTTGHTGVDVPLMADGHGRDALIGTHDNDALGRLFIRWQTPSTVHESAHQKYRSDLASH